AGTAGAGCTCTGTCCGCCTCAGACAGAAGCAGCTTCATTTGCGTAGCGGAAGACGAAGAGGGCGGCATCGTCGGATTCTCATCAGGCGGCCCGGAGCGTGGTGGAGACCCCTCCTACAAAGGCGAGTTGTACGCGATCTATGTCTTGGCGCAATGCCAGCGTCGTGGCATCGGCACTCGTCTCACTTCGGCTGTCGTCCGACGGCTTGTGGAGCAAGACATTGATTCCATGCTGCTATGGGTCTTGGCGGACAACCCTTCACGCGGGTTCTACGAACTTCTGGGCGCGCGGCGGATAAGGGAAAAGGCCGCAGAGGTCGGAGGAATTGAAGTGACCGAGGTCGCCTATGGTTGGTCAAGCCTGCAGCACTTGCTGAACCTGGGA
The window above is part of the Deltaproteobacteria bacterium genome. Proteins encoded here:
- a CDS encoding GNAT family N-acetyltransferase — translated: MLIREAHAVDAAAIARVHVDSWRTTYAGILPSDFLASLSYAKREQFWSRALSASDRSSFICVAEDEEGGIVGFSSGGPERGGDPSYKGELYAIYVLAQCQRRGIGTRLTSAVVRRLVEQDIDSMLLWVLADNPSRGFYELLGARRIREKAAEVGGIEVTEVAYGWSSLQHLLNLGT